The Pochonia chlamydosporia 170 chromosome 1, whole genome shotgun sequence genome window below encodes:
- a CDS encoding DNA helicase, ATP-dependent, RecQ type (similar to Metarhizium robertsii ARSEF 23 XP_007816567.2), whose product MDKHIQINGAYNLVVCLDCKRALTPGDGAIGHLRNVHQVSGANLKEIEDYLALGQANNPKTIELPPNGGPKQPVIPVVDGFKCRGCSFITTSEKSANIHWRTVPHTLEGHRYTKVRVQSWMGGKYARYWTVGNEGYDPTTDIDARDEAGNERSVSVLEQLLRKGAKRIRDSNAQWYRAGQAQQGADYDNEFVKEMRWIKFTEEKDRAVIAAATRWVKAKAMDGTIQEALEADTGLTAQLTMLCDSIKREVKRCEPRIYAVPKPILQRLHGIEGGKSNPIPFRMNEDTDTLQKYSIVCQRYLCLCWRAYKLGREEAEAKLGMRFTDEQWGLLCDMDRVLQEMDGNRLDGGESSDGYDSDTGGFIRSSQPDMRRPGGQAELDVILFKFIIASIKTKVGGAMYTNALLCFFAATAIREGGNGFLPAGVFTATVAAMLWILRLFFLEDSFQDMPLNVEDISVEKMEWFTEQHAEWLSVDRFTVVGTMISWMAYGKGHRNKTMATPSVRWTDDYETLIHNGEDIRIHEFQRAAYRLKLRIDHLMGRLLGDRWSTIGPNIDMEGIRDDMTYLGAGQSFATNKANEWLRSGPELAIKAAQSMLFDPRTNSWKKKGVTKWLRDLRQLKELLMPGCHVWPGMPGRGPEVSTMRHCDGLQVMRNIFLYSGSVMIVTDRDKTKSIRDMGRKVARFLPDDMGRVLVAYIAWLLPAEEFLEQELKLPATPPSIKEFMWRHGPSGRWKTEKLSSLLAREIGTGLGVRMGTARYRMIVIEMGRIVDGLVLEEWEKKIEDDNHDGIELDELSGEMLHIGGSWNIIWDLQSTHGTRTARQSYAVHIGMPGHLHPMLIRRYHEVSRLWHLFLEKGNPRKTWGNRARGDEHESNKKADTENIEAATLAALQELEGSTATWRSAKQEECMHAIMRLEGARHLVCVLPTGAGKSNLFMVPAMMRGQGTTVVVVPFSRLLDDMVGRMREKGVDVVHFQRSQIIAREALPYVPRLVIVSADVAVAEDELFMAYMDKLKAVGRLQRIFIDEAHVAITDSSYREQLTKLKWLHRFSKPIIMLTATLMKTMERDFREMLVLQPETPIIRDRTTKKNARYEFVQVGRKEGAVEKATVQFVRRTQTSLMSQEKCIVYCKSIDDCREIAEKLACVCHHSKMSDAHCKEVVARWSSGQGSAVMAATTGLGTGLDFLGIVAIVFMGIPFGLYDYVQQTGRGARRAGEFVLCKVIHDGVKPFETRGISSFALKSQHAMWTVATAPGCVREQIAMIMDGVYGECCVDVPDAVPCYRCEPSYAFSSKRTESETETGPETAAVNTHGEGDNNLFAEINETEMGTHALIQRIDAEDTRARGFPANASIFQEDYRQRATDELIVRQWLIEVESKCAACFTKRLLADIAGRETGQTVGKEGATEEAEEDKREEDDHEALGTSCPARVEGMELYRKMRKQLRFAGLSCCFTCKLPLDWCLEAKEDRGTPNRCVYVDKVLPAIEVAASMTREAQWIRDSFHIDPADKQAFQQWLAGKRVFMDKKGTNMHMLWAMVVRKTYGHRMRAVPSVH is encoded by the coding sequence atggACAAGCACATCCAGATCAACGGAGCTTACAATCTTGTGGTTTGTCTAGATTGCAAACGTGCATTAACGCCAGGCGATGGGGCAATCGGCCATCTACGAAATGTGCATCAAGTTTCGGGCGCTAATTTGAAAGAAATCGAAGACTACTTGGCTCTGGGACAGGCAAACAATCCAAAGACCATCGAACTTCCGCCCAATGGTGGGCCGAAGCAACCAGTGATTCCGGTCGTAGATGGGTTTAAGTGCAGAGGCTGCTCATTTATCACAACGTCGGAGAAATCAGCGAACATTCACTGGAGAACTGTGCCACATACGTTAGAGGGTCATCGCTATACCAAGGTTCGTGTTCAATCGTGGATGGGTGGGAAATATGCGCGCTACTGGACAGTGGGCAACGAAGGGTACGACCCAACCACCGACATCGACGCACGAGATGAAGCAGGCAACGAGAGAAGTGTGAGCGTActcgagcagcttctgcgaAAGGGAGCAAAGCGAATACGTGATTCCAACGCGCAGTGGTACCGGGCCGGGCAGGCGCAACAAGGTGCGGACTACGATAATGAATTCGTCAAGGAGATGCGTTGGATCAAGTTCACCGAAGAAAAGGACCGAGCCgtcattgccgccgccacaagATgggtcaaggccaaggcgaTGGATGGGACCATACAAGAAGCATTGGAAGCAGACACTGGTTTGACGGCACAACTTACAATGCTATGCGACAGCATCAAGCGAGAAGTCAAGCGATGCGAGCCACGAATATATGCCGTTCCCAAACCCATTCTGCAACGACTACACGGAATTGAAGGGGGCAAAAGCAACCCGATACCGTTCAGAATGAACGAAGACACCGATACGCTGCAAAAATACAGCATTGTGTGCCAGCGATATCTCTGTTTATGCTGGCGAGCGTATAAGCTTGgacgggaagaagcagaagccaaaCTCGGGATGCGGTTCACAGATGAGCAGTGGGGTTTGCTGTGCGACATGGACCGTGTGCTACAAGAGATGGATGGAAATAGATTAGATGGCGGCGAAAGTTCAGATGGTTATGACAGCGACACGGGCGGCTTTATACGAAGCAGCCAACCTGATATGAGACGGCCGGGGGGTCAGGCCGAGCTGGATGTgatcttgttcaagtttATTATTGCATCCATCAAGACGAAAGTTGGCGGCGCTATGTACACCAACGCATTGCTGTGCTTCTTTGCGGCGACAGCCATTAGAGAAGGCGGCAATGGATTTCTGCCCGCAGGTGTATTTACAGCGACGGTGGCGGCGATGCTGTGGATCTTGCGACTGTTTTTTCTGGAGGATTCATTCCAAGACATGCCGCTGAATGTAGAGGACATCTCAGTAGAAAAGATGGAGTGGTTCACGGAGCAGCACGCCGAGTGGCTGTCTGTCGACCGGTTCACGGTGGTCGGGACCATGATTAGCTGGATGGCGTATGGCAAGGGACATAGGAACAAGACTATGGCGACACCAAGCGTACGTTGGACAGACGACTATGAGACGCTCATCCATAACGGGGAAGATATACGGATCCATGAGTTTCAACGGGCGGCGTACCGGTTAAAGCTGCGTATTGATCATCTCATGGGGAGGTTGCTTGGAGATAGGTGGTCGACGATTGGACccaacatcgacatggagGGCATCCGCGACGACATGACATATCTCGGTGCCGGGCAATCATTTGCCACGAACAAGGCCAACGAGTGGCTTCGGAGTGGGCCGGAGCTAGCTATCAAGGCTGCGCAGTCGATGCTCTTTGATCCAAGGACGAACtcgtggaagaagaagggagtGACGAAGTGGTTGAGAGATCTACGGCAGCTGAAAGAACTGCTTATGCCGGGATGCCATGTGTGGCCCGGGATGCCAGGTCGTGGACCAGAGGTGAGCACAATGAGGCACTGCGATGGACTACAGGTGATGCGGAACATTTTTCTATACAGCGGGTCGGTTATGATTGTAACAGATCgcgacaagaccaagtcgaTCCGCGACATGGGCCGCAAGGTCGCACGGTTTCTGCCAGACGATATGGGCCGTGTACTCGTAGCATACATTGCGTGGCTGCTGCCGGCAGAAGAGTTTCTAGAGCAAGAATTGAAGCTCCCGGCAACGCCGCCGAGTATCAAGGAATTTATGTGGAGGCACGGTCCGTCAGGGAGGtggaagacggagaagcTGAGCTCTCTGCTCGCACGCGAGATAGGAACCGGGCTTGGTGTGCGTATGGGCACGGCGAGATACCGAATGATTGTTATAGAGATGGGCCGGATCGTGGATGGGTTAGTCTTGGAGGAATGGGAAAAAAAGATTGAGGATGACAACCATGACGGGATCGAGTTGGATGAGCTCTCAGGCGAAATGCTGCACATTGGCGGAAGCTGGAACATTATATGGGATTTACAAAGCACACACGGAACAAGAACAGCTCGACAGAGCTACGCTGTGCACATTGGCATGCCAGGCCACCTGCACCCGATGCTAATCCGTCGATATCATGAGGTCAGCCGGTTATGGCATTTGTTTCTCGAAAAGGGTAACCCGCGAAAAACATGGGGGAACCGAGCACGGGGAGACGAGCACGAAAGCAACAAGAAAGCAGATACGGAGAATATCGAGGCGGCAACGCTTGCCGCGCTACAAGAGCTCGAAGGCAGCACCGCGACGTGGCGATCGGCGAAGCAGGAGGAGTGTATGCACGCAATCATGAGACTAGAAGGTGCACGGCATCTGGTTTGTGTACTGCCAACGGGAGCAGGGAAGAGCAATTTGTTCATGGTCCCAGCGATGATGCGGGGACAAGGGACAACCGTTGTCGTCGTGCCATTCTCTAGGCTTCTCGATGATATGGTCGGACGGATGAGGGAGAAGGGTGTCGACGTTGTTCACTTCCAACGCAGCCAGATCATCGCTCGCGAGGCGCTCCCATACGTGCCGCGACTGGTCATTGTCAGCGCCGATGTGGCCGTCGCCGAGGACGAGTTATTCATGGCTTACATGGACAAGTTAAAGGCCGTTGGCCGCTTGCAAAGAATCTTTATAGACGAGGCGCACGTAGCCATTACGGATTCATCGTACCGAGAGCAGCTAACGAAGCTCAAGTGGCTACATCGCTTTTCCAAGCCAATCATTATGCTTACGGCGACactgatgaagacgatggagCGCGATTTTCGAGAGATGCTGGTTCTACAGCCCGAGACACCCATTATCCGCGACCGaacgacgaagaagaatgccAGGTATGAGTTTGTACAGGTAGGACGAAAGGAGGGCGCGGTGGAGAAAGCAACGGTGCAGTTTGTACGACGGACGCAGACATCGCTGATGAGCCAGGAGAAGTGCATTGTGTACTGCAAATCGATAGACGACTGCCGGGAAATTGCAGAGAAACTGGCGTGTGTCTGTCATCACAGTAAAATGAGCGATGCCCACTGCAAGGAGGTAGTGGCTCGATGGTCTTCCGGACAGGGCAGTGCCGTAATGGCAGCGACGACGGGACTGGGCACTGGTCTGGACTTTCTGGGTATTGTTGCGATCGTGTTTATGGGCATACCTTTCGGCTTGTACGACTATGTACAGCAGACTGGTCGAGGTGCGCGACGAGCTGGCGAGTTTGTGCTCTGCAAGGTGATCCACGACGGGGTAAAGCCGTTCGAGACGAGGGGAATCAGCAGCTTCGCGCTGAAGAGTCAACACGCCATGTGGACGGTGGCAACGGCGCCAGGCTGTGTGCGAGAGCAGATTGCCATGATCATGGACGGAGTGTATGGGGAGTGCTGCGTGGATGTTCCCGACGCCGTGCCGTGCTACCGATGTGAGCCAAGTTACGCGTTCTCGTCGAAGCGTACAGAAtcagaaacagaaacaggACCAGAAACGGCGGCAGTTAATACGCATGGGGAGGGTGACAACAACTTATTTGCCGAAATTAACGAGACAGAGATGGGCACGCACGCGCTGATTCAACGGATTGACGCCGAGGATACAAGAGCGCGAGGATTCCCGGCCAACGCCAGCATATTTCAGGAGGACTATCGACAGAGGGCCACGGACGAACTCATTGTCAGGCAATGGCTTATCGAGGTGGAGAGCAAGTGCGCCGCATGTTTTACAAAGAGGCTACTGGCAGATATTGCAGGACGCGAGACCGGGCAGACGGTTGGCAAAGAAGGGGCTACAGA